A portion of the Lathamus discolor isolate bLatDis1 chromosome 5, bLatDis1.hap1, whole genome shotgun sequence genome contains these proteins:
- the CEP162 gene encoding centrosomal protein of 162 kDa isoform X1 translates to MAHRLSKEELDEQFEEFLKESFSDDSLGNSKKKSSILETLGQPRKKETKKKDSVLWWLSEEDSNNGGMLGASRSFVKIQSTSQTKGESYENTHMEKTQLEKSNGVAVSLSRVSLEADDSVLASEPNQSIVGAGVDTLEEQEEKEMFFAKLEQEASSTIDYSRLNKELNSNDSVILAPFLRNEKTEKEEEAAHEEKSGSYSEDFEEETDSDPAFKTEGSHMNQNIISGIDLSPQEQEEVNAGMLAKVVLLDSQDSTTELQKAAETSDVALGEHYLPEEVSGIEMNEAGTSYGQTTSDMEALHQAYHHVDQSLGDTDEQKLHDPAVAVLEYIVQGVSQNNDFYPKGMSTIESDLPTVEELMKPIKGHSCNVRNFDVELESPVKLVGSTANDLSSSSPVKEHQNNMICKTNLFEKFNKEESNFGQTGVNDSNLQRMTEKEIQTSEVRPDVLREEIVQDSLLSQGSNTKQALQSCSLKNERSESMTTKPALYKNIKSPAPLHKKKSSYGPHGVVRSSGYGKPNSLAKQCFPVNEKKTPKETFKKTNVKAKSPADKSRSKEALFTTRIIRSATNEEPTLKGSVNRAMSGKSVVSNLGQQAMDYCMQYHHDLSFSPIKSCDRELYLLKRVQVAEEELNAARDLIQQLTTTVSQKEKEIETKIVELKTQHEKELSQLGQENYVLQTKLRSMEELTQEKRWTCHTATVPVTEEKLAQIQKEIADQEVIIQGYQQENEKLYKQMKELQIQNKKNEEQMFKENQCVMSELIALREKVEKTNIQARIMQDSEPARNQSFTELISELRAAQKEETKLQEEIRRLKQDKQALEVDLGQAKKERDLAKAQIVSISGEKSYEFKVKEESYKQEITHLRRKLEWYAENQDLLDKDAARLKDARKEIEKLNLEVEKLRAEAGDQRVQQKKRLRDRAADAKRIQDLERQISEMEGILKRRYPNSLPALIYAAAAAEKTNDLPAKPNTVDFLERRIKKLETELEGKDDEAKKSLRAMEQQFQKVKIQYEQRLVELEQLLAYKFMEQSPKLNSDKASSTELERELQNLKKVHQITIKNLQTEIENLKSQNSQLKLRSKKDNKDLESTDSQMKQGNTKDKLLKLNEELVTKNREIQDLTKTVEKLQKERMMMLSDNNLRNKTDNKENSTEILKKNISATDKKNSSDSKPFLSILKDDKIYQPHTFSDSNLSEVLQENAQLKEELERLSLEMNQQRVKSQATLAYSENNIRRIQEDTAEYIASLKASHQREVEKILCQHAKEHSTSKVAELSSKISTQEILIKHLQEQIGDQQRHQEALLLSQMREELLQKEVTKLLEELREAKENQSPEMKHFLCLEKKIKHIETRHAERQQEIQKAAQLSQHVAQVRQTQEVEKWRRLAQRKNQELERFRVELDSILDVLRELQKQGVVIPAPSYSGFSMQDSCWEM, encoded by the exons gaatgCTTGGAGCCAGTAGAAGCTTTGTAAAGATACAGAGCACTTCACAGACTAAGGGAGAGAGTTATGAGAATACGCATATGGAAAAGACGCAGCTTGAGAAAAGTAATGGGGTTGCTGTCTCCTTAAGCAGAGTCAGCCTGGAGGCAGATG ATTCAGTTTTAGCTTCTGAGCCTAATCAAAGTATCgtgggagctggagtggataccTTggaagaacaagaagaaaaagagatgttcTTTGCCAAACTTGAACAAGAAGCTTCCTCTACTATTGATTACTCAAGATTAAATAAAGAGCTGAATTCCAATGATTCTGTCATACTAGCACCATTTTTACG aaatgaaaaaactgaaaaagaagaagaagctGCACATGAAGAGAAATCTG GGAGCTACAGTGAAGattttgaagaagaaacagaTTCTGATCCTGCCTTTAAAACTGAAGGAAGTCACATGAATCAAAACATCATTTCAGGAATTGATTTAAGTCCTCAAGAACAG gAAGAAGTAAATGCTGGCATGCTGGCTAAAG TTGTATTACTTGATTCACAAGATTCAACTACAGAACTTCAGAAGGCTGCTGAAACATCAGATGTAGCTCTTGGTGAGCATTATCTTCCTGAAGAAGTCAGTGGAATTGAAATGAATGAAGCAG GTACTTCCTATGGACAAACCACCAGTGACATGGAAGCGTTACACCAAGCATACCATCATGTTGATCAGTCTTTGGGAGACACTGATGAGCAAAAACTGCATGATCCTGCAGTGGCAGTCTTAGAATACATAGTGCAAGGTGTTTCACAGAATAATGACTTCTATCCAAAAGGCATGTCAACCATAGAATCAG ATTTACCTACTGTGGAAGAATTGATGAAACCCATTAAAGGACATTCGTGTAATGTCAGAAATTTTGATGTGGAGCTTGAAAG TCCTGTGAAACTGGTAGGCAGCACAGCAAATGACCTCAGCAGCTCTTCGCCCGTTAAAGAGCACCAGAATAATATGATTTGCAAGAcaaatttatttgaaaaatttaaCAAGGAAGAGAGCAACTTTGGGCAGACAGGTGTGAATGACAGTAACCTTCAGAGGATGACTGAGAAAGAAATTCAGACCAGTGAAGTACGCCCTGATGTGCTAAGAGAAGAAATAGTACAAGACTCTCTGCTTTCACAAGGCAGCAATACTAAACAA GCTCTTCAGTCTTGTTCCTTGAAGAATGAAAGATCGGAATCGATGACAACTAAACCAGCGTTATACAAGAATATCAAAAGTCCAGCACCTttacataaaaagaaatcttcatATGGTCCTCATGGGGTAGTTAGAAGTTCTGGGTACGGGAAACCCAATTCACTCGCAAAACAGTGTTTTCcagttaatgaaaagaaaacaccaaaagaaACTTTCAAAAAGACCAATGTGAAAGCCAAAAGTCCTGCAGATAAATCAAGATCTAAAG AAGCCTTATTCACTACTAGGATAATAAGATCTGCAACAAATGAGGAGCCAACTTTGAAGGGAAGTGTTAATAGAGCTATGTCAGGCAAATCAGTCGTCAGTAATCTTGGACAGCAGGCCATGGATTATTGTATGCAATATCACCAT GATTTATCATTTTCTCCTATCAAGAGTTGTGACAGAGAACTATATTTGCTAAAACGAGTACAGGTCGCGGAGGAGGAGCTGAACGCAGCTCGTGATTTGATTCAACAGCTAACCACCACAGTTtcacaaaaagagaaagaaatagagaCAAAGATAGTagagttgaaaacacagcatgaaAAAGAGCTTTCTCAGCTGGGTCAGGAAAACTATGTTCTTCAGACTAAG TTAAGAAGTATGGAAGAGCTGACTCAAGAAAAGAGATGGACCTGTCATACAGCAACAGTTCCtgtcactgaagaaaaactggcgcaaatacaaaaggaaattgCAGATCAAGAGGTCATTATTCAAGGTTATCAACAG GAAAATGAGAAGTTatacaaacaaatgaaagagctacaaatccaaaacaaaaaaaatgaagaacaaatgTTTAAGGAGAATCAGTGTGTAATGTCTGAATTAATAGCTCTAAG AGAAAAGGTAGAAAAGACTAATATCCAGGCACGAATCATGCAGGATTCTGAACCAGCGAGAAATCAGAGCTTCACAGAATTGATTTCAGAGCTTCGAGCAGCACAG AAGGAAGAAACTAAATTACAAGAAGAGATAAGACGTCTCAAACAAGATAAGCAAGCTCTTGAGGTAGACTTGGGACAAGCAAAGAAGGAGAGAGATTTAGCAAAAGCCCAGATTGTATCCATATCAG GTGAGAAGTCTTATGAATTTAAAGTTAAGGAAGAATCATACAAACAGGAAATTACTCATTTGAGAAGAAAACTTGAGTGGTATGCAGAAAATCAAGATCTTCTGGATAAAGATGCAGCCCGTCTTAAAgatgcaagaaaagaaattgagaaaCTAAACCTAGAG GTTGAGAAGCTCAGAGCTGAAGCTGGAGATCAGCGTGTGCAGCAGAAGAAACGTTTGCGAGACAGAGCAGCAGATGCTAAAAGAATTCAGGATCTTGAGCGACAA ATCAGTGAAATGGAAGGAATTCTAAAAAGAAGGTATCCGAATTCTTTGCCTGCTTTGAtttatgctgctgctgctgctgagaaaactaATGATCTTCCGGCTAAACCAAACACAGTTGATTTTCtggagagaagaataaaaaagttAGAAACAGAACTTGAAGGTAAAGATGATGAAGCTAAAAAAAGTCTCCGTGCCATGGAACAACAATTTCAAAAAGTAAAG ATACAGTATGAGCAAAGACTTGTAGAGCTTGAGCAACTGCTTGCATACAAATTCATGGAGCAATCGCCAAAGCTGAACAGTGATAAAGCCAGTTCTACAGAACTTGAACGGGAGCTTCAGAATCTGAAGAAGGTCCATCAGATCACCATTAAAAACCTCCAGACAGAAATTGAAAACCTTAAAAGTCAAAATTCCCAATTAAAACTCAGAAGTAAAAAGGATAATAAAGACTTAGAGTCCACAGACTCTCAAATGAAACAAGGTAACACAAAAGACAAACTGTTAAAACTAAATGAAGAACTGGTCACCAAAAATAGAGAAATACAAGACCTTACAAAAACTGTAGAGAAACTTCAAAAAGAAAGGATGATGATGTTGTCTGATAATaatttgagaaataaaactgataaCAAGGAAAACTCTACagagatcttgaaaaaaaatatctcagcaacAGATAAAAAGAATTCCAGTGACAGCAAACCCTTTCTAAGCATTTTGAAGGATGACAAAATATACCAACCACATACCTTTTCTGATTCTAATCTCTCGGAAGTTCTACAAGAAAATGCACAGCTGAAAGAGGAGCTAGAAAGATTGTCTCTAGAAATGAACCAGCAAAGGGTGAAGTCTCAAGCAACACTAGCTTATTCTGAAAATAACATACGAAG GATACAGGAAGACACAGCAGAATACATTGCATCTCTGAAAGCTTCCCATCAGAGAGAAGTGGAGAAGATTCTTTGCCAGCATGCAAAGGAGCATTCTACTTCTAAAGTAGCTGAACTGAGCAGCAAAATTTCAACACAAGAG ATATTAATAAAACATCTGCAAGAACAAATTGGTGACCAACAGAGACATCAGGAAGCCCTTTTACTTTCACAGATGCGAGAGGAACTCCTACAAAAAGAG GTGACAAAATTGTTGGAAGAACTGAGAGAGGCTAAGGAGAATCAGAGtcctgaaatgaaacatttcttgtgcctggaaaagaaaatcaagcatATAGAGACCAGGCATGCAGAACGACAGCAAGAAATTCAAAAG GCAGCCCAACTATCGCAACATGTTGCTCAAGTGAGGCAAACCCAGGAGGTGGAGAAGTGGCGAAGGCTGGCGCAGCGGAAGAACCAGGAACTGGAGAGATTTCGAGTGGAATTGGATTCAATATTAGATGTTTTACGTGAACTGCAGAAACAAGGGGTTGTTATTCCTGCGCCCAGTTACAGTGGATTCAGCATGCAAGACAGC
- the CEP162 gene encoding centrosomal protein of 162 kDa isoform X3, with the protein MAHRLSKEELDEQFEEFLKESFSDDSLGNSKKKSSILETLGQPRKKETKKKDSVLWWLSEEDSNNGGMLGASRSFVKIQSTSQTKGESYENTHMEKTQLEKSNGVAVSLSRVSLEADDSVLASEPNQSIVGAGVDTLEEQEEKEMFFAKLEQEASSTIDYSRLNKELNSNDSVILAPFLRNEKTEKEEEAAHEEKSGSYSEDFEEETDSDPAFKTEGSHMNQNIISGIDLSPQEQEEVNAGMLAKVVLLDSQDSTTELQKAAETSDVALGEHYLPEEVSGIEMNEAGTSYGQTTSDMEALHQAYHHVDQSLGDTDEQKLHDPAVAVLEYIVQGVSQNNDFYPKGMSTIESDLPTVEELMKPIKGHSCNVRNFDVELESPVKLVGSTANDLSSSSPVKEHQNNMICKTNLFEKFNKEESNFGQTGVNDSNLQRMTEKEIQTSEVRPDVLREEIVQDSLLSQGSNTKQALQSCSLKNERSESMTTKPALYKNIKSPAPLHKKKSSYGPHGVVRSSGYGKPNSLAKQCFPVNEKKTPKETFKKTNVKAKSPADKSRSKEALFTTRIIRSATNEEPTLKGSVNRAMSGKSVVSNLGQQAMDYCMQYHHVAEEELNAARDLIQQLTTTVSQKEKEIETKIVELKTQHEKELSQLGQENYVLQTKLRSMEELTQEKRWTCHTATVPVTEEKLAQIQKEIADQEVIIQGYQQENEKLYKQMKELQIQNKKNEEQMFKENQCVMSELIALREKVEKTNIQARIMQDSEPARNQSFTELISELRAAQKEETKLQEEIRRLKQDKQALEVDLGQAKKERDLAKAQIVSISGEKSYEFKVKEESYKQEITHLRRKLEWYAENQDLLDKDAARLKDARKEIEKLNLEVEKLRAEAGDQRVQQKKRLRDRAADAKRIQDLERQISEMEGILKRRYPNSLPALIYAAAAAEKTNDLPAKPNTVDFLERRIKKLETELEGKDDEAKKSLRAMEQQFQKVKIQYEQRLVELEQLLAYKFMEQSPKLNSDKASSTELERELQNLKKVHQITIKNLQTEIENLKSQNSQLKLRSKKDNKDLESTDSQMKQGNTKDKLLKLNEELVTKNREIQDLTKTVEKLQKERMMMLSDNNLRNKTDNKENSTEILKKNISATDKKNSSDSKPFLSILKDDKIYQPHTFSDSNLSEVLQENAQLKEELERLSLEMNQQRVKSQATLAYSENNIRRIQEDTAEYIASLKASHQREVEKILCQHAKEHSTSKVAELSSKISTQEILIKHLQEQIGDQQRHQEALLLSQMREELLQKEVTKLLEELREAKENQSPEMKHFLCLEKKIKHIETRHAERQQEIQKAAQLSQHVAQVRQTQEVEKWRRLAQRKNQELERFRVELDSILDVLRELQKQGVVIPAPSYSGFSMQDSCWEM; encoded by the exons gaatgCTTGGAGCCAGTAGAAGCTTTGTAAAGATACAGAGCACTTCACAGACTAAGGGAGAGAGTTATGAGAATACGCATATGGAAAAGACGCAGCTTGAGAAAAGTAATGGGGTTGCTGTCTCCTTAAGCAGAGTCAGCCTGGAGGCAGATG ATTCAGTTTTAGCTTCTGAGCCTAATCAAAGTATCgtgggagctggagtggataccTTggaagaacaagaagaaaaagagatgttcTTTGCCAAACTTGAACAAGAAGCTTCCTCTACTATTGATTACTCAAGATTAAATAAAGAGCTGAATTCCAATGATTCTGTCATACTAGCACCATTTTTACG aaatgaaaaaactgaaaaagaagaagaagctGCACATGAAGAGAAATCTG GGAGCTACAGTGAAGattttgaagaagaaacagaTTCTGATCCTGCCTTTAAAACTGAAGGAAGTCACATGAATCAAAACATCATTTCAGGAATTGATTTAAGTCCTCAAGAACAG gAAGAAGTAAATGCTGGCATGCTGGCTAAAG TTGTATTACTTGATTCACAAGATTCAACTACAGAACTTCAGAAGGCTGCTGAAACATCAGATGTAGCTCTTGGTGAGCATTATCTTCCTGAAGAAGTCAGTGGAATTGAAATGAATGAAGCAG GTACTTCCTATGGACAAACCACCAGTGACATGGAAGCGTTACACCAAGCATACCATCATGTTGATCAGTCTTTGGGAGACACTGATGAGCAAAAACTGCATGATCCTGCAGTGGCAGTCTTAGAATACATAGTGCAAGGTGTTTCACAGAATAATGACTTCTATCCAAAAGGCATGTCAACCATAGAATCAG ATTTACCTACTGTGGAAGAATTGATGAAACCCATTAAAGGACATTCGTGTAATGTCAGAAATTTTGATGTGGAGCTTGAAAG TCCTGTGAAACTGGTAGGCAGCACAGCAAATGACCTCAGCAGCTCTTCGCCCGTTAAAGAGCACCAGAATAATATGATTTGCAAGAcaaatttatttgaaaaatttaaCAAGGAAGAGAGCAACTTTGGGCAGACAGGTGTGAATGACAGTAACCTTCAGAGGATGACTGAGAAAGAAATTCAGACCAGTGAAGTACGCCCTGATGTGCTAAGAGAAGAAATAGTACAAGACTCTCTGCTTTCACAAGGCAGCAATACTAAACAA GCTCTTCAGTCTTGTTCCTTGAAGAATGAAAGATCGGAATCGATGACAACTAAACCAGCGTTATACAAGAATATCAAAAGTCCAGCACCTttacataaaaagaaatcttcatATGGTCCTCATGGGGTAGTTAGAAGTTCTGGGTACGGGAAACCCAATTCACTCGCAAAACAGTGTTTTCcagttaatgaaaagaaaacaccaaaagaaACTTTCAAAAAGACCAATGTGAAAGCCAAAAGTCCTGCAGATAAATCAAGATCTAAAG AAGCCTTATTCACTACTAGGATAATAAGATCTGCAACAAATGAGGAGCCAACTTTGAAGGGAAGTGTTAATAGAGCTATGTCAGGCAAATCAGTCGTCAGTAATCTTGGACAGCAGGCCATGGATTATTGTATGCAATATCACCAT GTCGCGGAGGAGGAGCTGAACGCAGCTCGTGATTTGATTCAACAGCTAACCACCACAGTTtcacaaaaagagaaagaaatagagaCAAAGATAGTagagttgaaaacacagcatgaaAAAGAGCTTTCTCAGCTGGGTCAGGAAAACTATGTTCTTCAGACTAAG TTAAGAAGTATGGAAGAGCTGACTCAAGAAAAGAGATGGACCTGTCATACAGCAACAGTTCCtgtcactgaagaaaaactggcgcaaatacaaaaggaaattgCAGATCAAGAGGTCATTATTCAAGGTTATCAACAG GAAAATGAGAAGTTatacaaacaaatgaaagagctacaaatccaaaacaaaaaaaatgaagaacaaatgTTTAAGGAGAATCAGTGTGTAATGTCTGAATTAATAGCTCTAAG AGAAAAGGTAGAAAAGACTAATATCCAGGCACGAATCATGCAGGATTCTGAACCAGCGAGAAATCAGAGCTTCACAGAATTGATTTCAGAGCTTCGAGCAGCACAG AAGGAAGAAACTAAATTACAAGAAGAGATAAGACGTCTCAAACAAGATAAGCAAGCTCTTGAGGTAGACTTGGGACAAGCAAAGAAGGAGAGAGATTTAGCAAAAGCCCAGATTGTATCCATATCAG GTGAGAAGTCTTATGAATTTAAAGTTAAGGAAGAATCATACAAACAGGAAATTACTCATTTGAGAAGAAAACTTGAGTGGTATGCAGAAAATCAAGATCTTCTGGATAAAGATGCAGCCCGTCTTAAAgatgcaagaaaagaaattgagaaaCTAAACCTAGAG GTTGAGAAGCTCAGAGCTGAAGCTGGAGATCAGCGTGTGCAGCAGAAGAAACGTTTGCGAGACAGAGCAGCAGATGCTAAAAGAATTCAGGATCTTGAGCGACAA ATCAGTGAAATGGAAGGAATTCTAAAAAGAAGGTATCCGAATTCTTTGCCTGCTTTGAtttatgctgctgctgctgctgagaaaactaATGATCTTCCGGCTAAACCAAACACAGTTGATTTTCtggagagaagaataaaaaagttAGAAACAGAACTTGAAGGTAAAGATGATGAAGCTAAAAAAAGTCTCCGTGCCATGGAACAACAATTTCAAAAAGTAAAG ATACAGTATGAGCAAAGACTTGTAGAGCTTGAGCAACTGCTTGCATACAAATTCATGGAGCAATCGCCAAAGCTGAACAGTGATAAAGCCAGTTCTACAGAACTTGAACGGGAGCTTCAGAATCTGAAGAAGGTCCATCAGATCACCATTAAAAACCTCCAGACAGAAATTGAAAACCTTAAAAGTCAAAATTCCCAATTAAAACTCAGAAGTAAAAAGGATAATAAAGACTTAGAGTCCACAGACTCTCAAATGAAACAAGGTAACACAAAAGACAAACTGTTAAAACTAAATGAAGAACTGGTCACCAAAAATAGAGAAATACAAGACCTTACAAAAACTGTAGAGAAACTTCAAAAAGAAAGGATGATGATGTTGTCTGATAATaatttgagaaataaaactgataaCAAGGAAAACTCTACagagatcttgaaaaaaaatatctcagcaacAGATAAAAAGAATTCCAGTGACAGCAAACCCTTTCTAAGCATTTTGAAGGATGACAAAATATACCAACCACATACCTTTTCTGATTCTAATCTCTCGGAAGTTCTACAAGAAAATGCACAGCTGAAAGAGGAGCTAGAAAGATTGTCTCTAGAAATGAACCAGCAAAGGGTGAAGTCTCAAGCAACACTAGCTTATTCTGAAAATAACATACGAAG GATACAGGAAGACACAGCAGAATACATTGCATCTCTGAAAGCTTCCCATCAGAGAGAAGTGGAGAAGATTCTTTGCCAGCATGCAAAGGAGCATTCTACTTCTAAAGTAGCTGAACTGAGCAGCAAAATTTCAACACAAGAG ATATTAATAAAACATCTGCAAGAACAAATTGGTGACCAACAGAGACATCAGGAAGCCCTTTTACTTTCACAGATGCGAGAGGAACTCCTACAAAAAGAG GTGACAAAATTGTTGGAAGAACTGAGAGAGGCTAAGGAGAATCAGAGtcctgaaatgaaacatttcttgtgcctggaaaagaaaatcaagcatATAGAGACCAGGCATGCAGAACGACAGCAAGAAATTCAAAAG GCAGCCCAACTATCGCAACATGTTGCTCAAGTGAGGCAAACCCAGGAGGTGGAGAAGTGGCGAAGGCTGGCGCAGCGGAAGAACCAGGAACTGGAGAGATTTCGAGTGGAATTGGATTCAATATTAGATGTTTTACGTGAACTGCAGAAACAAGGGGTTGTTATTCCTGCGCCCAGTTACAGTGGATTCAGCATGCAAGACAGC